The following coding sequences lie in one Drosophila sulfurigaster albostrigata strain 15112-1811.04 chromosome 2R, ASM2355843v2, whole genome shotgun sequence genomic window:
- the LOC133838368 gene encoding dynein light chain roadblock-type 1 gives MNRVLEDVIHKNVANTERITAENTVGYVVSDNTSGSVAATSFDNTTAQGIVKHMNGLLVGLVQSAVRDLDPTNKLCYLRVASRKFEYLVAPEDMFTITVLQ, from the coding sequence ATGAATCGTGTGTTGGAGGATGTGATCCATAAGAATGTCGCAAACACGGAGCGCATTACAGCTGAGAATACCGTGGGCTATGTGGTCTCTGATAATACCAGCGGaagtgtggcagcaacatctTTTGATAATACCACAGCCCAGGGCATTGTGAAGCACATGAATGGTCTACTGGTTGGTCTGGTTCAGAGTGCTGTTCGGGATCTCGATCCGACCAATAAGTTGTGTTACTTGCGTGTGGCCTCGCGCAAATTTGAATATCTTGTGGCCCCGGAAGATATGTTCACCATAACCGTACTACAATAA